From the genome of Malus sylvestris chromosome 6, drMalSylv7.2, whole genome shotgun sequence, one region includes:
- the LOC126627487 gene encoding glycine-rich cell wall structural protein 1.8-like — protein sequence MAPPQKIASVAFLVMLSLGICSATRALFTTEEFGAHTLSTTDAVGGGYGGGSGEGGGAGYGTSGGGGHGGGGGGGSGGGGGAAAGGAGFGGGAGEGGGAGYGAGGEHGAGYGGGGGGGSGGGGGGGVGSGVGGGEGGGSGGGYGAGGGAAAGGGHGGGGGGGSGGGGGGGAGGAGYGKGGGAGSGAGGGYGGAGAGAGAGGGGGGGSGGGGGGGGAHGSGAAGYGGGAGSGEGGGHGGYAP from the coding sequence ATGGCTCCTCCTCAAAAGATTGCTAGCGTTGCTTTCCTTGTGATGTTAAGTTTGGGAATTTGTTCTGCCACGAGAGCTCTTTTCACTACTGAAGAATTTGGAGCCCACACCCTGTCTACTACTGATGCTGTAGGAGGGGGATATGGTGGCGGTAGTGGAGAAGGGGGTGGTGCTGGCTACGGAACTTCTGGTGGGGGAGGACACGGCGGTGGAGGTGGTGGCGGtagtggtggtggcggtggtgcTGCGGCTGGAGGTGCAGGGTTTGGAGGTGGGGCTGGTGAAGGAGGAGGTGCAGGGTATGGTGCTGGAGGAGAACATGGGGCTGGATATGGTGGAGGTGGCGGTGGTGGtagcggtggtggtggtggaggaggtgTAGGTTCTGGAGTAGGGGGTGGTGAAGGAGGTGGTTCTGGAGGTGGTTATGGTGCTGGAGGAGGAGCAGCAGCAGGTGGTGGCCAtggaggaggtggaggtggtggtagtggtggtggtggaggtggtggcGCAGGTGGTGCTGGATATGGAAAAGGTGGAGGGGCTGGTAGCGGAGCTGGTGGAGGCTATGGTGGTGCTGGTGCTGGTGCTGGTGctggtggcggtggcggtggtggcTCTGGcggtggtggaggtggtggagGTGCACATGGCAGTGGGGCGGCTGGCTATGGAGGTGGTGCAGGGAGTGGTGAAGGTGGTGGTCATGGTGGCTATGCACCTTGA